A window of Novosphingobium terrae contains these coding sequences:
- a CDS encoding glycosyl hydrolase 2 galactose-binding domain-containing protein yields MMISRKIARRLTGCVAVSVLGLALQAAAAPANPSPLEGLGPYNAAFIAGGIGIDRDLASSPLLTATAGQTFSAWVNPQETAHGTTTLIALGDLAGVTRSLALVDGRPALLSGQTFRLIAATPLAAGHWTHVTATLSPDGAQLYVDGRVVARGALPVPAVTGQIHLAPAMAGQPHFNGTLVSAQLTPGAASPDAIAAMAAQRPDFDLVQIWHVGIGWEFQKTANTGYWRQQDPSTLPQAKGGTTAPVAKPVTPRPAVEALGTGRWRINGWQLAAAPDVAKDGETLSRPGQPAGVWRPATVPGTVLTTLVDRGVYPDPYYGLNNLKIPESLARQDYWYRTSFTLPPEAAGKQLSLVLNGVNYASTVFINGARAGSTRGAFARGRFTFAAVSGENTIAIRVAPPPHPGIPHEQSISAGVGENGGQLAIDGPTFVATEGWDWIPGIRDRDTGLWQDVELDATGPVRLGDAQVITNLPLPRIDSADITIAVPLHNDSAQAQTVTVTASFDDVRVSRQITAPPGESEARFTPADFAALHVKNPRLWWPNGYGEPALHTLHLEASVAGQGSDTATTRFGIREVSYDLSLMDRAGHLRRVNVQPTDGRLSDTRLIDIRHEAIKQSPKGWVESLTAAGETSPAVRDLGPEDTLPEPHLTLRVNGVKIAARGGSWGMDDALKRHDRARLEPYFRLHKQAHLNIIRNWMGNNTEPEFYDLADEYGMMVLNDFWQSTQNFQVEPEDPALFLANAEDVVKRYRNHPSIVVWFGRNEGVPYPTLNEGLDDLLFRLDGTRWYTGSSNTVNLQGSGPYNYRQPEGYFTDLATGFSVETGTPSLATREAVSAYVPPADRWPLSDTLAYHDWHFSGNGDTRTFMQSLDRRFGPATSFEDFERKAQMMNLEGHKAMFEGFLGHLWTRNSGRLLWMTHPAWTSNAWQIYSSDYDTHAAYYGIAKAAEPLHVQINLPGNEVVVINTTRDNAPGLTATTRILGLDGKELFARRDRLDAPANRDTMLPAVPLGTLLARHPMLLVSQSLTDRSGHILSSNLYWRGKEESSYRALNDLPPVALKAVVAAPVTIGQEQELRVTLTNPAATPALAAKLTLLDAQGQRILPAYYSDNYLSLLGGQTQVVTIRYPARSGPAPHVSLRGWNVTDAEAGQ; encoded by the coding sequence ATGATGATTTCGCGCAAGATCGCCCGGCGCCTGACGGGCTGTGTCGCAGTGTCGGTGCTGGGTCTGGCCTTGCAGGCCGCAGCGGCCCCTGCCAACCCGTCGCCGCTGGAGGGGCTGGGGCCCTACAACGCCGCCTTTATCGCGGGCGGCATCGGCATCGACCGCGATCTGGCGTCCTCCCCTCTGCTGACGGCAACCGCTGGTCAGACCTTCTCCGCATGGGTCAACCCGCAGGAAACAGCCCATGGCACCACCACGCTGATCGCGCTGGGCGATCTGGCGGGCGTGACGCGCAGTCTGGCGCTGGTCGATGGGCGTCCCGCGCTGCTCTCGGGCCAGACCTTCCGCCTGATCGCCGCCACGCCGCTGGCCGCCGGGCATTGGACCCATGTGACGGCGACCCTCTCGCCCGATGGCGCGCAGCTCTATGTCGATGGCCGTGTGGTGGCCAGGGGCGCCCTGCCCGTCCCCGCGGTCACCGGCCAGATCCACCTCGCCCCCGCCATGGCCGGCCAGCCGCATTTCAACGGCACGCTGGTTTCCGCGCAGCTGACGCCCGGCGCAGCCTCGCCCGATGCGATCGCCGCCATGGCGGCTCAGCGCCCCGATTTCGATCTGGTGCAGATCTGGCATGTGGGCATTGGCTGGGAATTCCAGAAAACCGCCAACACCGGCTACTGGCGCCAGCAGGACCCATCGACCCTGCCTCAGGCCAAGGGCGGCACCACCGCCCCCGTGGCGAAGCCCGTCACGCCCCGCCCTGCGGTGGAGGCCCTTGGCACAGGCCGCTGGCGCATCAACGGCTGGCAGCTGGCCGCCGCGCCCGATGTGGCGAAGGACGGCGAAACCCTCTCCCGCCCCGGCCAGCCTGCGGGCGTGTGGCGCCCGGCCACGGTGCCGGGTACGGTGCTGACCACGCTGGTCGATCGCGGCGTCTATCCCGATCCCTATTATGGCCTGAACAATCTCAAGATCCCGGAGAGCCTCGCCCGGCAGGATTACTGGTATCGCACCAGCTTCACCCTGCCGCCCGAAGCTGCGGGCAAGCAGCTCTCGCTGGTGCTGAACGGCGTGAACTATGCCAGCACGGTGTTCATCAACGGCGCCCGCGCGGGCAGCACCAGGGGTGCCTTCGCGCGCGGCCGCTTCACCTTCGCCGCCGTATCGGGCGAGAACACCATCGCCATCCGCGTGGCCCCTCCGCCCCATCCCGGCATCCCGCATGAACAGTCGATCAGCGCGGGCGTGGGCGAAAACGGCGGCCAGCTGGCCATCGACGGCCCGACCTTCGTGGCCACCGAGGGCTGGGACTGGATTCCCGGCATCCGTGACCGCGACACCGGCCTGTGGCAGGATGTGGAGCTGGACGCGACCGGCCCGGTGCGGCTGGGCGATGCGCAGGTCATCACCAACCTGCCCCTGCCCCGCATCGACAGCGCCGACATCACCATCGCCGTGCCGCTCCACAATGACAGTGCTCAGGCCCAGACCGTCACCGTCACCGCCAGCTTTGACGATGTGCGCGTCAGCCGCCAGATCACCGCGCCCCCGGGGGAGAGCGAGGCGCGCTTTACCCCCGCGGATTTCGCCGCGCTGCATGTGAAGAATCCGCGCCTCTGGTGGCCCAACGGCTATGGCGAGCCCGCGCTGCATACGCTGCATCTGGAGGCCAGCGTGGCCGGGCAGGGCAGCGATACGGCGACCACCCGCTTCGGCATCCGCGAGGTCTCCTATGATCTGTCGCTGATGGACAGGGCCGGGCATCTGCGCCGCGTGAATGTGCAGCCCACCGACGGGCGGCTGAGCGACACCAGGCTGATCGACATCCGCCATGAAGCCATCAAGCAAAGCCCGAAAGGCTGGGTGGAATCGCTGACGGCAGCAGGCGAGACCTCGCCCGCCGTGCGTGACCTCGGCCCCGAGGACACTTTGCCGGAACCGCATCTGACCCTGCGCGTCAATGGCGTGAAGATCGCCGCGCGCGGCGGCAGCTGGGGCATGGACGATGCCCTGAAGCGCCATGACCGTGCCCGGCTGGAGCCCTATTTCCGCCTGCACAAGCAGGCCCATCTCAACATCATCCGCAACTGGATGGGCAACAACACCGAGCCGGAATTCTACGATCTGGCCGATGAGTACGGCATGATGGTGCTCAACGACTTCTGGCAGTCCACCCAGAATTTCCAGGTCGAGCCCGAAGACCCCGCGCTGTTCCTCGCCAATGCCGAGGATGTGGTGAAGCGCTATCGCAACCATCCCTCGATCGTGGTGTGGTTCGGCCGCAATGAAGGCGTGCCCTATCCCACGCTGAACGAGGGGCTGGACGATCTGCTTTTCAGGCTGGATGGCACGCGCTGGTACACCGGCAGCTCGAACACGGTGAATCTGCAAGGATCTGGCCCTTACAATTACCGCCAGCCCGAGGGTTATTTCACCGATCTGGCCACCGGCTTCTCGGTGGAAACCGGCACACCCTCGCTGGCCACGCGTGAGGCCGTCAGCGCCTATGTCCCGCCCGCCGACCGCTGGCCGCTGAGCGACACGCTGGCCTATCACGACTGGCATTTTTCCGGCAATGGCGACACCAGGACCTTCATGCAGAGCCTTGACCGCCGCTTTGGTCCGGCCACCAGCTTCGAGGATTTCGAGCGCAAGGCCCAGATGATGAATCTGGAAGGCCACAAGGCGATGTTCGAGGGCTTTCTGGGCCATCTCTGGACCCGCAATTCGGGCCGCCTGCTGTGGATGACCCATCCGGCATGGACCTCCAACGCCTGGCAGATCTACAGCTCGGATTATGACACCCATGCCGCCTATTACGGCATCGCCAAGGCCGCCGAGCCGCTGCATGTACAGATCAACCTGCCCGGCAATGAGGTGGTCGTCATCAACACCACCCGCGACAATGCCCCCGGCCTGACCGCCACCACCCGCATTCTGGGGCTGGACGGCAAGGAACTCTTCGCCCGCCGCGACAGGCTGGATGCGCCGGCCAACCGCGACACCATGCTGCCCGCCGTGCCGCTCGGCACCCTGTTGGCCCGGCATCCGATGCTGCTGGTCAGCCAGAGCCTGACCGACCGCAGCGGCCACATCCTCTCCTCCAACCTCTATTGGCGCGGCAAGGAGGAGAGCAGCTATCGCGCGCTCAATGATCTGCCGCCCGTGGCCCTGAAGGCCGTGGTGGCCGCCCCCGTCACCATCGGGCAGGAGCAGGAGCTGCGCGTCACGCTGACCAATCCCGCCGCCACCCCGGCGCTGGCGGCCAAGCTGACGCTGCTCGACGCGCAGGGGCAGCGCATCCTGCCCGCCTATTACAGCGACAATTACCTCTCGCTGCTTGGCGGGCAGACGCAGGTGGTCACCATCCGCTATCCCGCCCGCAGCGGCCCCGCCCCGCATGTCAGCCTGCGCGGCTGGAACGTGACGGATGCCGAGGCCGGCCAGTGA
- a CDS encoding ROK family transcriptional regulator: MSDSPVRLSGTNLERAADHNQRVTLHAIRINGPITRVDLARITGLTAPSIANITKRLAAEGLIDEAGQRRGGRGQPATNLVVNKSACYALGVNIDRDHITLVLVNFAGEVLAQATRDIDFPTPEDVRDHYRASAAQLVAQAGVDEALLVGVGVAMPDDFGVVDLPGRPSDYARWESADIASLLADPFRLPVFVENDAAAAAMGEQQLGHGLHASSFFYLLVSSGLGGGLVIDGNYVRGAHGRSGEIGFLPAKGTGDQVQRLVSLSGLHRLMAEEGLAPSALRQEEDERLARVRRRWVTQACDQLVEPLVAVNCLINPAAVMIGGRLPGGWIEDLADALNTALAERRHHVPVPAPVMKAQLAEEAPAVGAAVLPFSHFLLPKAAALWTQASPA; encoded by the coding sequence ATGAGCGACAGCCCGGTTCGGCTCTCCGGCACCAATCTTGAGCGCGCCGCCGATCACAACCAGCGCGTGACCCTGCATGCGATCCGCATCAACGGCCCGATCACCCGCGTCGATCTGGCGCGCATCACCGGGCTGACGGCGCCCTCCATCGCCAACATCACCAAACGCCTCGCCGCCGAGGGGCTGATCGATGAGGCCGGGCAAAGGCGCGGCGGGCGCGGCCAGCCGGCGACCAATCTGGTGGTCAACAAATCGGCCTGCTATGCCTTGGGCGTCAACATCGACCGTGATCATATCACGCTGGTGCTGGTCAATTTCGCGGGTGAGGTTCTGGCTCAGGCCACGCGCGACATCGATTTCCCCACGCCCGAGGATGTGCGTGACCATTATCGCGCCTCTGCCGCGCAGCTGGTGGCGCAGGCGGGGGTTGATGAGGCGCTGCTGGTCGGGGTGGGCGTGGCCATGCCCGACGATTTCGGGGTGGTCGATCTCCCGGGCCGCCCGAGCGATTATGCCCGCTGGGAAAGCGCGGATATCGCGTCCCTGCTGGCCGATCCGTTCCGCCTGCCGGTTTTCGTGGAGAATGACGCCGCCGCCGCCGCCATGGGCGAACAGCAGCTGGGGCATGGCCTGCACGCTTCCAGCTTCTTCTATCTGCTGGTGTCCTCGGGGCTGGGCGGCGGGCTGGTCATTGACGGCAATTACGTGCGCGGCGCGCATGGGCGCAGCGGCGAAATCGGCTTTCTGCCGGCCAAGGGCACGGGCGATCAGGTGCAACGCCTTGTCTCGCTTTCGGGCCTCCACCGGCTGATGGCGGAAGAGGGGCTGGCGCCTTCCGCCTTGCGTCAGGAGGAGGATGAGCGGCTGGCGCGGGTGCGCAGGCGCTGGGTGACTCAGGCCTGCGATCAGCTGGTGGAGCCGCTGGTCGCGGTGAACTGCCTGATCAATCCGGCGGCGGTGATGATCGGCGGGCGCCTGCCGGGCGGCTGGATCGAGGATCTGGCAGACGCGCTGAACACCGCTCTGGCGGAGCGGCGCCATCATGTGCCGGTGCCCGCACCGGTGATGAAGGCGCAGCTGGCCGAGGAGGCTCCGGCGGTCGGCGCGGCGGTGCTGCCCTTCAGCCATTTCCTGCTGCCAAAAGCGGCTGCGCTCTGGACACAGGCGAGCCCGGCCTGA
- a CDS encoding ROK family protein, producing the protein MTHRIAGIELGGTKCVATLCDDQRRILDQTTVPTTSPDVTLPALSAILARWACDSPFSALGIGSFGPVGLTPHTPDFGHITATAKPGWRNADVLGILSGPHDVPCRFDTDVNAAALAEGRWGAAQGLEDFAYVTVGTGVGVGLVVHGRPTRGLGHCELGHIRVPRLPGDIWPGHCPYHGDCVEGLAAGPAIKARLGQKPLHEATAQDPVWTGVAHALAQMCHGMLMSCGPHRILIGGGVANGQPHLRGMIERMLRESVAGYIPLPGEPFILPPALGDQAGPLGPIALGFSALESVRPGSPVSRAQPLLAAGNG; encoded by the coding sequence ATGACACACCGCATAGCCGGCATCGAACTGGGCGGCACGAAATGCGTGGCCACGCTCTGCGATGACCAGCGCCGCATTCTGGACCAGACCACCGTGCCCACCACCAGCCCGGATGTCACCCTGCCTGCCCTCTCCGCCATTCTGGCGCGCTGGGCTTGCGATAGCCCCTTTTCCGCCCTGGGGATCGGCTCCTTCGGCCCCGTTGGCCTGACGCCGCATACACCCGATTTCGGCCATATCACCGCCACCGCCAAACCCGGCTGGCGCAACGCCGATGTGCTGGGCATTCTGAGCGGCCCCCATGATGTCCCCTGCCGTTTCGACACGGACGTCAACGCCGCCGCCCTTGCCGAGGGACGCTGGGGCGCCGCACAGGGGCTGGAGGATTTCGCCTATGTCACGGTGGGCACCGGCGTCGGCGTGGGGCTGGTCGTCCATGGCAGGCCCACGCGCGGGCTGGGTCATTGCGAGCTGGGCCATATCCGCGTGCCCCGCCTGCCCGGAGACATATGGCCGGGCCATTGCCCCTATCACGGCGATTGCGTCGAAGGGCTGGCCGCCGGTCCCGCCATCAAGGCGCGACTGGGGCAGAAGCCACTTCATGAGGCCACCGCTCAGGACCCGGTCTGGACCGGCGTGGCCCATGCGCTGGCGCAGATGTGCCATGGCATGCTGATGAGCTGTGGCCCGCACCGCATCCTGATCGGCGGCGGCGTTGCCAATGGCCAGCCCCATCTGCGCGGCATGATCGAGCGCATGCTGCGCGAGAGTGTCGCCGGTTACATCCCGCTGCCCGGGGAACCCTTCATCCTGCCGCCCGCCCTTGGTGATCAGGCCGGGCCGCTGGGGCCCATTGCGCTAGGCTTTTCTGCGCTGGAATCCGTCAGGCCGGGCTCGCCTGTGTCCAGAGCGCAGCCGCTTTTGGCAGCAGGAAATGGCTGA
- a CDS encoding RNA polymerase sigma factor gives MFEDAGAARRMPEQSDLLAQVAQRYRAALNAYFRRRVPLAHECEDLTQEVLLRLARRGCDASIQNVQPYVFQIAASVLVDHFRRRNRHGADLTDSYAEEDFPAVETSPEQAMLGDERLDRLRREIAGLPERARQAFVLFRFEGMKQAEIAERMGITVSAVEKHIKLGMIRLATAFAGAD, from the coding sequence ATGTTCGAGGATGCAGGAGCGGCGCGGCGCATGCCCGAGCAGAGCGATCTGCTGGCGCAGGTTGCCCAGCGTTACCGCGCGGCGCTCAACGCCTATTTCCGCCGCCGCGTGCCGCTGGCCCATGAATGCGAGGATCTGACTCAGGAGGTTCTGCTGCGGCTGGCCCGGCGCGGTTGCGATGCCAGCATCCAGAACGTTCAGCCCTATGTGTTCCAGATCGCCGCCAGCGTGCTGGTCGACCATTTTCGCCGTCGCAACCGCCATGGCGCCGATCTGACCGATTCCTATGCGGAAGAGGATTTTCCCGCAGTCGAAACCTCGCCCGAGCAGGCCATGCTGGGCGATGAAAGGCTGGACCGCCTGCGCCGGGAAATCGCCGGCCTGCCCGAAAGGGCGCGGCAGGCCTTCGTGCTGTTCCGCTTCGAAGGCATGAAACAGGCCGAGATTGCCGAGCGTATGGGGATCACCGTCAGCGCCGTGGAAAAGCATATCAAACTGGGTATGATCCGCCTGGCCACCGCCTTTGCCGGAGCGGACTGA
- a CDS encoding FecR family protein has product MHRSGQIMEEAADWLLRRHAGLDAAGEQAWTQWLAQDPAHRAAFESLAGPWQALDGLADDPQIAALREEALTPAPEAQARHSWRWPRALVAGLALLAVSGGAWWALQDQLESSTREVLETGKAQRQDFALADGSTVTLDADSRVEVVLSAHRRSLDLVRGQAYFRVAHDRSRPFVVAAGPREVVAVGTEFDVRRGQQQVTVALTQGRVRVEPTGSFSASQPMIEGGAELTVGQALTFDRASQRTLITHMDMAAVQGWRQGRLHFDHATLASAVEDFNRYAAKPLRLADPSLADLSVSGVFRAEDAQGFATALSLIYPVSVQADEHEILLKPAPRR; this is encoded by the coding sequence ATGCACAGGTCCGGGCAGATCATGGAGGAGGCCGCCGACTGGCTGCTGCGCCGCCATGCCGGGCTCGATGCCGCCGGCGAGCAGGCATGGACGCAATGGCTGGCGCAGGACCCGGCCCATCGCGCGGCTTTTGAAAGCCTTGCCGGGCCGTGGCAGGCGCTCGACGGTCTGGCGGATGATCCGCAGATCGCGGCCCTGCGTGAGGAAGCCCTGACCCCGGCCCCAGAGGCACAGGCCCGTCATTCATGGCGCTGGCCGCGTGCTCTGGTGGCCGGTCTGGCGTTGCTGGCGGTGAGCGGCGGGGCATGGTGGGCGCTGCAGGATCAGCTGGAGAGCAGCACGCGTGAGGTGCTGGAAACCGGCAAGGCGCAACGTCAGGATTTCGCGTTGGCCGATGGCTCCACGGTGACGCTGGATGCGGATTCCCGCGTGGAGGTGGTGCTCTCCGCCCATCGCCGTTCGCTCGATCTGGTGCGGGGGCAGGCCTATTTCCGCGTCGCTCATGACCGGTCGCGCCCTTTCGTGGTGGCGGCAGGCCCGCGTGAGGTGGTGGCGGTGGGCACCGAATTCGATGTCCGGCGCGGGCAGCAGCAGGTGACCGTGGCCCTGACTCAAGGCCGCGTGCGGGTGGAGCCAACGGGCAGCTTCAGCGCCAGCCAGCCGATGATCGAGGGCGGCGCGGAACTAACTGTGGGACAGGCCCTGACCTTTGACCGGGCCAGCCAGCGCACGCTGATCACCCATATGGATATGGCTGCCGTGCAAGGCTGGCGACAGGGGCGCCTGCATTTCGACCATGCAACACTGGCCAGCGCTGTTGAGGATTTCAACCGTTACGCGGCAAAGCCCTTGCGCCTTGCCGATCCATCTCTGGCCGATCTCTCGGTCAGCGGGGTGTTCAGGGCGGAGGATGCTCAGGGTTTCGCCACGGCGCTCAGCCTGATTTATCCGGTGAGCGTGCAGGCCGATGAGCATGAAATCCTGCTGAAGCCCGCGCCCCGCCGATAA